A stretch of the Bacillus sp. FJAT-18017 genome encodes the following:
- a CDS encoding aldehyde dehydrogenase family protein: MSTVKEQKLEPMEMKRDRYQLIINGERADSQSGQTYETINPATGQVIATIAKAGIEDAELAVKAARNAFDFGKWRHFPVNKRSRTLNKIASIMRARFNELVELEILDTGKSLAAAQGQVMQAIEDFEFYAGAIVSHRGAVNSMPGAFQNITEKEPVGVCAQIIPWNYPLMMAAWKIAPAIAVGCSVVVKPASLTPLTAIVLGEICIEAGVPAGVVNIIPGAGSEVGNYLVEHPQVDKVAFTGSTPIGKDIMAKASQTLKRVTLELGGKSPNIVFEDADIDAAVDGSLFGIFYNSGQSCEARSRLYIHESIYDQFMEKFIAKTKSLKLGNPFEKETHVGAIISRSQLEVIDGYVQSALKDGATLEAGGTEGNIEGYENGFWYEPTILTNVNHEMKAVREEIFGPVVVAMKFTDEKQAIKLANDSEYGLGSAIWTKDYGRATRVSKQIQAGIVMVNCPFSAFPGTPFGGYKQSGFGRELSIETLDLYTETKSIISYYGPKPLNPLGV; encoded by the coding sequence ATGTCGACAGTAAAAGAACAAAAGCTTGAACCAATGGAAATGAAACGGGACCGTTATCAGCTGATTATAAACGGTGAAAGGGCTGATAGCCAGTCCGGCCAAACCTATGAAACAATCAATCCTGCAACAGGACAGGTAATCGCCACGATAGCCAAGGCGGGAATCGAGGATGCCGAGCTAGCTGTCAAAGCTGCAAGGAATGCATTTGATTTTGGCAAGTGGCGCCACTTCCCTGTTAACAAAAGATCAAGGACACTTAACAAGATTGCATCAATCATGAGGGCGAGATTTAACGAATTAGTAGAATTGGAGATTTTGGATACAGGTAAATCACTTGCTGCAGCCCAGGGCCAGGTTATGCAGGCAATTGAAGATTTCGAGTTTTATGCGGGAGCGATTGTCAGCCATCGCGGTGCTGTTAACAGCATGCCAGGTGCGTTCCAGAACATTACCGAGAAAGAACCAGTCGGTGTGTGCGCGCAAATTATTCCTTGGAATTATCCGCTAATGATGGCTGCCTGGAAAATAGCGCCGGCAATTGCCGTTGGCTGCTCGGTTGTCGTAAAGCCAGCATCTCTGACCCCTCTGACAGCGATTGTTTTAGGAGAAATTTGCATTGAAGCGGGAGTCCCGGCCGGGGTCGTCAATATTATTCCTGGAGCAGGATCCGAGGTGGGCAATTACCTTGTCGAACACCCACAGGTCGATAAGGTTGCCTTCACTGGTTCCACACCTATCGGCAAAGATATAATGGCAAAGGCTTCCCAGACTCTAAAGCGGGTTACCCTTGAGCTTGGCGGTAAATCCCCGAATATCGTATTTGAAGACGCTGACATTGATGCTGCAGTCGACGGCTCGCTATTTGGGATTTTTTATAACAGTGGCCAGTCGTGTGAAGCAAGGTCCCGGCTTTATATTCACGAAAGTATCTATGATCAATTCATGGAAAAATTTATTGCTAAAACAAAGAGCCTTAAGCTTGGAAATCCTTTTGAAAAAGAAACTCATGTGGGCGCGATTATTAGCCGTTCCCAGCTGGAGGTAATTGATGGGTACGTCCAATCTGCACTCAAGGATGGTGCAACACTTGAGGCAGGAGGCACGGAAGGCAATATCGAAGGCTATGAAAATGGCTTTTGGTATGAACCTACGATACTTACAAATGTTAACCACGAAATGAAGGCCGTTCGTGAGGAGATTTTTGGCCCTGTCGTCGTAGCAATGAAATTTACTGATGAAAAACAAGCAATAAAACTTGCGAATGACAGCGAATACGGCCTTGGTTCTGCTATCTGGACAAAGGATTATGGCCGGGCAACCCGTGTCTCCAAGCAAATCCAGGCCGGAATCGTGATGGTCAATTGCCCATTCTCCGCTTTTCCAGGAACACCGTTCGGCGGTTATAAGCAATCCGGCTTCGGACGCGAATTGTCAATCGAGACATTGGATTTGTATACAGAAACAAAGAGCATTATTTCCTATTACGGGCCTAAGCCATTAAATCCGCTTGGTGTTTAA
- a CDS encoding enoyl-CoA hydratase-related protein has protein sequence MFETVEYDIRGKTAWITLNRPDKLNAFTAKLNKEVGEAVRKASRDNSVRAVVITGAGRAFCSGQDLSEVTKETNYADVLRNNYNPMVLEIEKCEKPVIAAVNGVAAGAGMSLALACDFRIVSEKASFLQAFIHIGLVPDAGNLYYLPRIIGHAKALELAVLGEKVNAEEANRLGLVTKLVPAESFLDEAAAFANRLADMPTKAIGLIKRNLKASWATSIDGFLERDAQSQRIAGLTEDHLEGVAAFSEKRKPEFKGK, from the coding sequence ATGTTTGAAACAGTAGAATACGATATTCGCGGCAAGACAGCTTGGATTACCCTAAACCGCCCGGATAAGCTTAACGCATTTACAGCCAAACTCAACAAGGAAGTTGGCGAAGCCGTCCGGAAAGCATCCAGGGACAACTCGGTTCGTGCGGTTGTGATAACAGGTGCCGGGAGAGCTTTTTGTTCCGGCCAGGATTTAAGCGAGGTAACTAAAGAAACCAATTACGCTGACGTACTCCGCAACAATTATAACCCGATGGTGCTCGAGATTGAGAAATGTGAAAAGCCGGTGATTGCGGCAGTTAATGGAGTAGCGGCTGGAGCAGGCATGAGCCTTGCCCTGGCATGTGATTTCCGGATCGTCTCGGAAAAGGCCAGCTTTCTTCAAGCCTTCATCCATATTGGCCTGGTTCCGGACGCTGGAAATCTATATTATCTTCCACGGATTATTGGCCATGCAAAGGCTCTCGAGCTTGCAGTACTGGGTGAAAAGGTCAACGCGGAGGAGGCCAATCGACTCGGTCTGGTAACAAAGCTGGTTCCTGCTGAATCGTTTTTAGATGAGGCCGCCGCCTTCGCTAATAGGCTTGCTGACATGCCAACTAAAGCAATTGGCCTGATTAAACGAAACCTGAAGGCAAGCTGGGCGACAAGTATTGACGGTTTCCTGGAACGGGATGCACAGAGCCAGCGCATCGCCGGCCTGACCGAAGACCATCTGGAAGGGGTAGCTGCTTTTTCAGAAAAAAGAAAGCCGGAATTCAAAGGGAAGTAG
- a CDS encoding enoyl-CoA hydratase/isomerase family protein, producing the protein MNNSFEYIETRTDGAVAFIGLNRPEVLNALNRGMVAEILQGMEQFDRDETIRAIVLSGKGRCFAAGADIDEMADANTIQMELLNQFTDWDRLAWIKKPIIGAVHGFALGGAFELALCCDILFSAEDAEFGFPEVLLGVMPGAGGTVRLTKLAGKTKAMEWLFTGKRITAKEAREFGLVNQVFAREALMEEAARYANQIAKMPPLSVRFIKESVLHAIDASIYEGMKYERKNFTMLFSSEDQKEGMKAFLDKRKADFQGR; encoded by the coding sequence ATGAATAATAGTTTTGAGTACATTGAAACAAGGACAGATGGTGCAGTTGCCTTCATTGGGCTGAACCGCCCCGAGGTTCTCAATGCATTGAACAGGGGAATGGTCGCTGAAATCCTTCAGGGTATGGAGCAATTTGACCGAGACGAGACTATTCGGGCAATTGTTCTAAGCGGCAAGGGACGCTGTTTTGCGGCGGGGGCTGACATTGATGAAATGGCAGACGCCAATACCATTCAGATGGAACTATTGAATCAATTTACAGATTGGGACCGGCTCGCCTGGATTAAAAAGCCGATCATTGGCGCAGTGCATGGTTTTGCATTAGGCGGAGCATTCGAGCTGGCACTTTGCTGCGACATTCTTTTTTCTGCAGAAGATGCTGAGTTCGGCTTTCCAGAGGTTTTGCTCGGAGTCATGCCGGGAGCAGGTGGAACTGTCAGGCTTACAAAGCTTGCCGGAAAAACTAAAGCGATGGAATGGCTATTCACCGGAAAGAGGATTACCGCAAAAGAAGCCCGGGAATTCGGCCTGGTTAATCAGGTGTTTGCCCGTGAGGCGTTAATGGAGGAGGCAGCTCGCTACGCAAATCAAATTGCGAAAATGCCGCCGCTATCGGTCAGGTTTATTAAAGAGTCTGTCCTGCATGCTATTGATGCATCGATCTATGAAGGAATGAAATATGAACGAAAGAATTTTACCATGCTGTTTTCTTCCGAGGATCAAAAGGAAGGAATGAAAGCATTCCTGGATAAGAGGAAGGCCGATTTTCAAGGGCGATAA
- a CDS encoding EthD family reductase, with protein MIKMIALYKHPENKEAFDEYYFNTHIPLTEKIPGLQKCVATRITGSPMGGETPYYMMAEMYYEDMAAFKAAMKTDEAKASGKDAMKFAGDILTLMIGEEVNE; from the coding sequence ATGATTAAAATGATCGCGCTTTACAAGCATCCGGAGAACAAGGAGGCATTTGACGAGTACTACTTTAACACGCATATTCCGCTTACTGAAAAAATTCCAGGCCTTCAGAAATGTGTTGCGACTAGAATTACCGGCAGCCCTATGGGTGGAGAAACTCCTTATTACATGATGGCCGAAATGTACTATGAGGATATGGCAGCTTTCAAAGCTGCAATGAAAACTGATGAAGCAAAGGCATCTGGAAAGGACGCAATGAAATTTGCCGGTGATATTCTGACTCTGATGATTGGCGAGGAAGTCAATGAATAA
- the paaD gene encoding 1,2-phenylacetyl-CoA epoxidase subunit PaaD, whose protein sequence is MTALGINKTQGEEAVLKALHSVKDPEIPSISIVELGMLEEVVVSGSMAKVELIPTFLGCPALDIIKGNVKTAIEALGLFEEITVLFNYSVPWTTDRISMEGRTKLKEFGIAPPPRQLPDGLGWEADCPFCGSTYTTVDNIFGPTACRSILYCRACKNPFEAMKPVSMDMS, encoded by the coding sequence ATGACTGCTTTGGGCATAAACAAAACGCAAGGAGAAGAAGCAGTTTTGAAAGCGCTTCATTCTGTAAAGGATCCTGAAATACCCTCCATCTCTATTGTCGAACTCGGCATGCTAGAAGAGGTTGTGGTTTCCGGTTCAATGGCAAAAGTTGAACTTATCCCGACTTTTCTCGGCTGTCCTGCATTGGACATTATTAAAGGAAATGTAAAAACAGCTATAGAAGCACTAGGACTGTTTGAAGAGATAACTGTCCTCTTCAACTATTCCGTTCCATGGACGACCGACCGGATTTCAATGGAAGGCAGGACGAAATTAAAGGAATTCGGGATTGCCCCTCCGCCAAGGCAGCTGCCGGACGGCCTTGGCTGGGAAGCAGATTGTCCGTTTTGCGGATCCACATATACAACAGTTGACAATATTTTTGGCCCTACAGCCTGTCGCAGCATTCTTTACTGCCGAGCATGCAAAAATCCGTTTGAAGCAATGAAGCCTGTTTCGATGGATATGTCCTGA
- the paaC gene encoding 1,2-phenylacetyl-CoA epoxidase subunit PaaC, translating into MQIQTPEQAAEKQEYKEALIDLLFQLADDDFIAAYRGSEWLGLSPHIEADIAFASISQDTMGHAAIFYQLLEDVGAGSVDELAHGRAASERKNSILLERVNGPGTYLTEPEYDWAFAVVRSYFYTVAKRIKMSSLMNSSYVPLADAARRVNVELYYHHLHWKTWFIQLMSAGGEARGRMEAAIKKVCTDFADIFSYGTLADQITKLSLIESSIVLENQWNSVMKDVFESLHTTLPDVFGKNGSCGRNGEHTQELEDALEVLSEVYRFDPAAGW; encoded by the coding sequence GTGCAAATCCAAACACCGGAGCAGGCAGCTGAAAAACAAGAGTATAAAGAAGCGCTGATTGACTTGCTTTTTCAGCTGGCCGACGATGATTTTATTGCGGCCTACCGCGGTTCGGAATGGCTTGGTCTCTCCCCGCATATTGAGGCCGATATTGCCTTTGCTTCAATTAGCCAAGATACGATGGGGCACGCAGCGATATTTTACCAGCTGCTTGAAGACGTTGGAGCAGGTTCTGTTGACGAGCTTGCTCACGGAAGGGCTGCTTCTGAACGAAAAAATTCAATATTGCTGGAACGAGTGAACGGACCAGGGACCTACTTGACTGAACCCGAATACGATTGGGCCTTCGCTGTTGTCCGCTCCTATTTTTATACTGTTGCAAAAAGGATTAAAATGTCCTCGCTGATGAACTCATCGTATGTACCTCTGGCAGATGCGGCAAGAAGGGTGAATGTGGAACTTTATTATCACCATTTGCACTGGAAAACATGGTTTATTCAACTAATGTCAGCAGGCGGCGAAGCGAGGGGGAGGATGGAAGCAGCTATAAAGAAGGTTTGCACCGATTTTGCTGATATCTTTTCCTATGGAACACTGGCCGACCAAATAACAAAACTCAGCTTGATTGAGTCCAGCATCGTGCTTGAAAATCAATGGAATTCTGTTATGAAGGATGTCTTTGAATCTCTTCATACTACATTGCCTGACGTTTTTGGAAAAAATGGCTCTTGCGGCCGCAATGGGGAGCATACACAAGAATTAGAAGATGCCCTTGAGGTACTCTCAGAGGTATACAGATTTGATCCAGCGGCAGGCTGGTAG
- the paaB gene encoding 1,2-phenylacetyl-CoA epoxidase subunit PaaB, with protein sequence MANEQFYQEFEVFSKRSDTAPMQYQFSLLAPNKELALVMAQENFMRREPVADIWVVKRSDIRKMTPEEKDSLKRLDNKEYRNTKGYGYLKKKWRKYEQEMLDEKEIMSWGGVEKGANPNTGAGS encoded by the coding sequence TTGGCAAATGAACAGTTTTACCAGGAGTTCGAGGTGTTCAGCAAGCGGTCGGATACCGCGCCAATGCAATATCAGTTTTCGCTGCTAGCACCAAACAAGGAATTAGCACTTGTTATGGCGCAGGAAAACTTCATGCGACGGGAACCGGTTGCCGATATCTGGGTGGTCAAGAGGAGCGACATCCGCAAAATGACACCCGAAGAGAAGGACTCCTTAAAGCGTCTCGATAATAAGGAATACCGGAATACAAAGGGCTACGGCTATCTGAAAAAGAAATGGCGCAAGTATGAACAGGAAATGCTTGATGAGAAAGAAATCATGTCATGGGGAGGTGTTGAAAAAGGTGCAAATCCAAACACCGGAGCAGGCAGCTGA